One genomic region from Vibrio sp. SCSIO 43137 encodes:
- the thiS gene encoding sulfur carrier protein ThiS, protein MKIWINNELVELGADVLSIEDLAGKLNIAQKGSALAVNDEIVTRGLWHGYMLSDGDRISVFRVIAGG, encoded by the coding sequence GTGAAAATATGGATTAATAATGAGTTGGTTGAACTGGGGGCGGATGTTCTGAGTATTGAAGATTTGGCAGGCAAACTAAATATCGCTCAAAAAGGCAGTGCTCTGGCAGTCAATGACGAGATTGTTACCCGCGGTCTGTGGCATGGCTATATGTTGAGTGACGGCGACCGTATTTCCGTTTTCCGGGTCATTGCAGGAGGTTAA
- a CDS encoding HesA/MoeB/ThiF family protein, which yields MITNYEISDGDIVRYQRQISLEHFGQDGQKKLLQSKVLIIGCGGLGSSVSQYLAGAGIGQLVLADGDKLEISNLHRQLAYREYDLGNHKSVALANQLYELNRNVRIRTVDDRLDGQRLKLEVMMADLIIDCTDNYPARQSINLACYEAGKKLITGAAIGWQGQLISFDFSNKSTPCYRCYCTVEQQTDDQSCQAGAVAGPVVGAVGALQALEGIKMLTQSPGSKSVRLYLFNGLEMTWQQYRLNRDPECPVCGEKAANQISAFITSGSKAAKENDSENMD from the coding sequence GTGATAACAAACTATGAAATATCAGACGGAGACATTGTCCGTTATCAAAGGCAAATCTCCCTTGAACATTTTGGTCAGGATGGTCAAAAAAAGCTGTTGCAGTCAAAGGTACTTATTATCGGCTGTGGTGGTCTGGGCAGCTCAGTCAGTCAATATCTGGCCGGAGCCGGGATCGGACAACTCGTTCTGGCTGACGGAGACAAGCTGGAAATAAGTAACCTTCATCGTCAACTTGCTTACCGGGAATATGATCTGGGAAACCACAAGTCAGTGGCTCTTGCCAATCAACTTTATGAGCTGAACCGAAACGTACGAATCCGGACAGTGGATGATCGGTTAGACGGCCAACGGCTAAAGCTAGAAGTTATGATGGCAGATCTAATCATCGACTGTACTGATAATTACCCCGCAAGACAGAGTATCAATCTGGCCTGTTATGAAGCCGGTAAAAAGCTGATAACGGGTGCAGCAATAGGCTGGCAGGGGCAGCTAATCAGCTTCGATTTCAGCAATAAAAGCACACCTTGTTACCGCTGCTACTGCACTGTTGAACAACAAACAGATGATCAGAGCTGTCAGGCTGGGGCGGTGGCAGGGCCGGTAGTCGGCGCTGTGGGTGCACTTCAGGCGCTGGAAGGAATAAAAATGCTGACACAGAGTCCCGGCTCAAAAAGCGTCAGGCTTTATTTATTTAACGGTCTGGAAATGACATGGCAGCAATACCGTCTGAATCGCGATCCCGAATGCCCTGTATGTGGAGAAAAAGCAGCAAATCAGATATCGGCATTTATCACCTCAGGGTCAAAAGCAGCAAAGGAGAATGACAGTGAAAATATGGATTAA
- the thiC gene encoding phosphomethylpyrimidine synthase ThiC has protein sequence MSSRKHQREEAKQFIDSLTTQAYPNSQKIYAQGSRDDIRVPMRSITLSDTLISGTPEEPIFEPNNPVSVYDTSGPYTDPLHTINIYRGLPLLRESWIDERADTHHLTQASSEYTNQRLSDDTLDELRFQHNARIRRAKPGKRVTQLHYARQGIITPEMEFIAIRENMRRATNIDSQLAHQHMGQAFGSTLPEEITPEFVRKEVAEGRAIIPCNINHPESEPMIIGRNFLVKVNANIGNSSVSSSIEEEIEKLIWASFWGADTVMDLSTGRNIHETREWILRNSPVPIGTVPMYQALEKVNGIAENLSWEVMRDTLIEQAEQGVDYFTIHAGLRLHHVPMTVDRVTGIVSRGGSIIAKWCLAHHQESFLYSNFREICEICAQYDVALSLGDGLRPGSIADANDKAQFAELHTLGELTQIAWQYDVQVIIEGPGHVPMQLIKENMDEQLKHCHEAPFYTLGPITTDIAPGYDHITSGIGAAMIGWYGCAMLCYVTPKEHLGLPDKNDVKTGLITYKLAAHAADLAKGHPGAQIRDNAMSKARFEFRWEDQFNLALDPTTAREFHDQTIPKQSGKVAHFCSMCGPKFCSMKISHEVKAMNKEGGLTLSSASSVETELRKKSQQFRNAGSKIYSLTVEGGEE, from the coding sequence ATGTCGAGTCGCAAACATCAAAGAGAGGAAGCGAAGCAATTTATAGATTCGCTTACCACTCAAGCTTACCCAAACTCTCAAAAAATTTATGCTCAAGGTTCCAGAGATGATATTCGTGTCCCAATGCGTTCCATCACTCTTTCTGATACCTTGATTTCAGGCACACCTGAAGAACCTATATTTGAACCAAATAACCCGGTTTCGGTCTACGATACTTCTGGTCCCTACACAGATCCTCTGCATACAATCAATATTTATCGTGGGCTGCCATTGCTTAGAGAGTCGTGGATAGATGAAAGGGCAGACACTCATCACCTGACGCAGGCCTCCTCTGAATATACCAATCAACGCCTTAGTGACGACACGTTAGATGAACTGCGCTTTCAGCATAATGCGCGCATTCGACGCGCAAAACCCGGTAAGCGCGTCACTCAACTTCACTATGCGCGACAAGGCATTATCACTCCAGAGATGGAATTTATTGCCATCAGAGAGAATATGCGAAGAGCTACGAACATAGACTCTCAACTTGCACATCAACATATGGGACAAGCCTTCGGTTCAACCTTACCAGAAGAGATCACGCCGGAGTTTGTTCGCAAAGAAGTGGCAGAGGGACGGGCAATTATTCCCTGCAATATTAACCATCCCGAATCAGAGCCTATGATTATCGGCCGAAACTTCTTAGTTAAGGTCAATGCAAACATAGGTAATTCTTCAGTAAGTTCTTCCATTGAAGAAGAGATAGAGAAGTTGATCTGGGCCTCTTTTTGGGGAGCAGATACCGTAATGGATCTCTCCACCGGACGAAATATTCACGAAACCAGAGAATGGATTCTGCGTAACAGCCCTGTGCCTATCGGTACGGTACCTATGTATCAGGCACTTGAAAAGGTCAACGGTATTGCTGAAAACCTCAGTTGGGAGGTTATGCGCGATACTCTGATAGAACAAGCCGAACAAGGCGTCGATTATTTCACTATTCATGCCGGATTACGTCTTCACCATGTACCAATGACGGTGGACAGAGTCACCGGAATCGTATCCCGTGGAGGTTCAATCATTGCCAAGTGGTGTCTGGCTCATCATCAAGAGAGTTTTCTATACAGCAACTTTCGGGAAATTTGTGAAATATGTGCTCAGTACGATGTCGCACTGTCGCTTGGTGACGGATTACGCCCGGGGTCAATTGCTGATGCAAATGATAAAGCCCAGTTCGCAGAACTGCATACGCTGGGTGAACTGACCCAAATTGCCTGGCAATACGATGTTCAGGTCATTATTGAAGGCCCCGGCCATGTCCCGATGCAGTTGATTAAAGAGAATATGGATGAGCAGCTTAAACACTGTCATGAAGCACCATTTTATACACTGGGCCCGATAACAACGGATATTGCTCCCGGTTATGACCACATTACTTCTGGTATCGGGGCTGCAATGATTGGCTGGTACGGCTGTGCCATGTTGTGTTATGTCACCCCGAAAGAGCACCTTGGCCTTCCGGATAAAAACGACGTTAAGACAGGCTTAATAACCTACAAACTGGCAGCACACGCGGCTGATCTGGCAAAAGGACACCCCGGGGCTCAGATACGGGATAACGCTATGTCCAAAGCAAGGTTTGAGTTCCGTTGGGAAGATCAATTTAATCTGGCGCTCGATCCTACAACTGCGCGTGAGTTTCACGACCAAACCATTCCAAAACAATCAGGTAAGGTTGCCCATTTTTGTTCAATGTGCGGACCTAAGTTCTGCTCAATGAAAATCTCTCACGAAGTCAAAGCAATGAACAAAGAGGGCGGTTTAACCCTAAGCAGCGCTTCTTCAGTAGAAACAGAGTTACGCAAAAAGTCACAACAGTTCCGCAATGCCGGCTCGAAAATCTACAGTTTAACGGTGGAAGGAGGGGAGGAGTAA
- a CDS encoding helix-turn-helix domain-containing protein encodes MDFRIIKPKGKLSGHIQAIWSVRNGTTEHSPVRKPLYCDGGSGVTFLIRGDICLSDTSVNQDIYVQKNSKTTQIIEINENTQLCGIRFHPGMMPDSFSDITAVEADTGSIPSISSLYSLLLSEAKLTSQLTTMYRWCSTHLDLNDPELIKRNQLLSHTEQGKIGEQFQTSQRQIERNFNQWIGMSPKKYQRLRRVHSSLTYLRDNPDTPLSDLALAKGFSDQAHMTREFKSFVLTTPGNISQKIKAKIRSGNSGH; translated from the coding sequence ATGGATTTTCGAATCATAAAACCTAAAGGAAAGCTATCCGGCCATATTCAGGCAATATGGTCGGTGCGCAATGGGACAACCGAACATAGCCCTGTCCGTAAACCTTTATATTGTGACGGCGGCTCCGGGGTCACTTTTCTGATCCGGGGAGATATCTGCCTGTCCGATACTTCGGTTAATCAGGATATCTATGTTCAGAAGAACAGTAAGACGACCCAGATTATAGAAATTAATGAAAACACGCAGCTTTGTGGTATCCGCTTTCACCCCGGAATGATGCCCGATTCATTTTCGGATATCACTGCAGTTGAAGCGGATACCGGGTCAATCCCTTCTATCAGCAGCCTATACTCTCTTCTATTATCTGAAGCAAAACTGACTAGCCAGCTCACCACTATGTATCGCTGGTGTAGTACGCATCTCGACCTGAATGATCCTGAATTAATAAAGCGAAACCAACTGCTCAGTCACACTGAACAAGGTAAAATCGGTGAACAATTTCAAACCAGCCAGAGGCAGATTGAACGAAATTTTAATCAATGGATTGGGATGAGCCCGAAAAAGTATCAGCGCCTGCGCAGGGTACACTCAAGTTTAACGTATCTGAGGGATAACCCTGACACTCCCCTTTCCGACCTCGCTTTAGCCAAAGGTTTTTCCGATCAGGCTCATATGACACGGGAATTTAAATCCTTTGTACTGACAACCCCGGGCAATATCAGCCAGAAAATTAAGGCCAAAATACGCTCAGGAAACTCAGGGCACTGA
- a CDS encoding carboxymuconolactone decarboxylase family protein — MSQRINYFNAAPEGIQILLEQETYLRNQFEQQSQLSHTLWELVKLRVSQINQCAFCIDMHSKDALKGGEQADRLIGLSAWREMPLYSINERIALNWAEELTLNGTASEADYQSALDAFGEQGLVILTLAVNAINSWNRIAKVFKPEIGSLS; from the coding sequence ATGAGTCAGAGAATCAACTACTTTAATGCAGCACCCGAAGGTATCCAGATTTTGCTGGAACAAGAGACCTACCTGCGAAACCAGTTTGAACAACAATCCCAGCTGTCACACACTCTTTGGGAGCTGGTAAAACTGAGAGTGTCACAAATCAATCAATGCGCCTTTTGTATTGATATGCACAGTAAAGATGCGCTTAAAGGTGGTGAACAGGCAGACAGGTTGATAGGCTTAAGTGCATGGCGGGAGATGCCACTATATAGTATTAATGAACGCATTGCCCTGAACTGGGCAGAGGAACTCACCCTTAACGGAACCGCATCTGAAGCAGACTATCAGTCAGCACTGGATGCGTTTGGTGAACAGGGCTTGGTTATTCTTACTCTGGCGGTCAATGCTATCAATAGCTGGAACCGGATCGCAAAGGTGTTTAAACCCGAAATAGGCAGCCTGTCCTAG
- a CDS encoding helix-turn-helix domain-containing protein: MLEIKTLADKRFLDIELLENCRIPESAEPHRHEYFEIFWTLEGEGSHSIDFLDYPLQAGNIYFITPGQVHHCTALPKRMYAVSFNSSLLGTDTRSQSLLDKIFFQNRSEHPSIVVDAQGEQDLRHLLAILQQELQNDTTDNELLNLLFSGFLRYVARYQPATSDARGDNSRMLQLLSLIDNHYTEHKHAVFYADKLALSSKRVNELSQHFLSKTVTQLIHEKTITEARRLLAFSNKAIKTIAAELGYKDSAYFCRFFKKATQESPLAFRHKWHGVSFRPEN, from the coding sequence ATGCTAGAAATTAAGACGCTGGCAGATAAACGCTTTCTGGATATAGAGCTGCTGGAGAACTGCCGCATTCCTGAGTCGGCAGAACCGCACCGGCATGAGTATTTCGAAATATTCTGGACATTAGAAGGAGAAGGGAGCCACAGCATCGACTTTCTCGACTATCCGTTACAGGCGGGGAATATTTACTTTATCACGCCCGGGCAGGTGCACCACTGCACCGCTCTGCCAAAACGTATGTATGCCGTCTCTTTTAACTCTTCCCTATTAGGGACAGACACCAGAAGTCAGTCCCTGCTGGATAAAATCTTTTTTCAAAACCGCTCTGAGCACCCTTCCATTGTGGTTGATGCACAGGGAGAGCAAGACTTACGCCACCTGCTGGCTATCCTGCAACAAGAACTACAAAACGACACAACCGATAACGAACTGCTTAATCTGCTTTTTAGCGGTTTTTTACGTTATGTCGCCCGTTATCAGCCGGCGACATCGGATGCCCGCGGAGACAACTCCCGTATGCTGCAACTGCTTTCCTTGATCGATAACCACTACACAGAACATAAACATGCTGTTTTTTACGCTGATAAACTAGCCCTGAGTAGTAAAAGAGTGAATGAGTTAAGCCAGCACTTTCTGAGTAAAACCGTTACTCAACTGATACATGAGAAAACCATCACAGAGGCCCGCCGTTTACTCGCCTTCAGTAATAAAGCCATTAAGACAATTGCCGCCGAACTGGGCTATAAAGACAGCGCTTACTTTTGCCGTTTTTTTAAAAAAGCCACGCAGGAATCGCCGCTGGCGTTTCGCCATAAATGGCATGGCGTGTCGTTTCGCCCGGAAAATTAA
- the tsaA gene encoding tRNA (N6-threonylcarbamoyladenosine(37)-N6)-methyltransferase TrmO, producing the protein MTQQVIEIGTISTPYNQLSDCPSNVDDKNGPLCELLLEPEYQQGIEGLKVGCQIDILYWLQDTKRDQISQVSVHRSDNNEPTGVFSLRSPNRPNPIGLAKLTIAEIGQGRIVVRGLDCLNGTMLVDIKPSITQ; encoded by the coding sequence ATGACACAACAAGTGATTGAAATCGGCACTATCTCTACGCCCTATAACCAGTTAAGTGACTGTCCCAGCAATGTGGATGATAAAAACGGCCCTTTGTGCGAGCTGCTTCTGGAGCCGGAATATCAGCAAGGCATTGAAGGGCTGAAGGTTGGCTGCCAAATTGACATTCTCTATTGGTTACAAGATACCAAGCGGGATCAGATCTCTCAGGTATCGGTTCACCGCTCCGATAACAACGAGCCGACAGGGGTGTTTTCTCTTCGTTCTCCTAACAGGCCAAACCCCATTGGTCTGGCAAAACTAACCATAGCCGAAATTGGCCAAGGACGCATTGTGGTGCGTGGTCTCGACTGCCTTAACGGCACCATGCTGGTGGATATCAAGCCGTCTATCACCCAATAG
- a CDS encoding DMT family transporter yields MSVTSIVNQDKKYSRAQGIGIAVIGAALMSLDPVFIRYSGVSGFDTAFLFGLFTAISMSLLIQLTNKAGLIRTMIESGWPLVVAGLLMVGSASGLVFSIKNTSVANTFVILSSTPAVAAIFSWIFLREVTSRKTIMAIAAVIAGIVIVLSGSVGAGHGGSGTGHWSGDLMAAGAVICLSLMFVLLRKYHHVNRMASVALGGLFLAIVMSFFAEPSSYSTNTWLIMAAMGMFSAPLGRVLSKVATRYASAPEVTMTLMLETVLAPVWAFLFFREIPAMNSFIGGSVIFITIVIYTLDAFKSESGRD; encoded by the coding sequence ATGTCTGTCACAAGCATAGTAAACCAAGACAAAAAATATTCCCGTGCACAGGGCATCGGCATTGCGGTAATTGGTGCAGCACTAATGAGCCTTGATCCTGTGTTTATCCGCTATTCAGGTGTGAGTGGTTTTGATACCGCGTTTCTGTTTGGCCTGTTTACCGCTATTTCAATGTCGCTATTAATTCAGCTAACCAACAAAGCCGGCCTGATCCGCACCATGATTGAGAGTGGCTGGCCGCTGGTGGTTGCAGGCCTGTTGATGGTGGGCAGTGCCTCCGGTTTAGTGTTTAGTATCAAGAACACCTCTGTCGCCAACACCTTTGTGATTCTTAGCAGCACGCCGGCCGTTGCAGCCATATTCAGCTGGATTTTCCTGCGTGAAGTGACCAGCCGTAAAACCATCATGGCCATAGCAGCAGTTATCGCTGGTATTGTAATCGTGCTATCGGGCTCTGTGGGGGCTGGCCACGGTGGTTCAGGCACGGGTCACTGGAGTGGCGACCTGATGGCGGCTGGTGCAGTTATCTGCTTGTCTCTGATGTTTGTCCTGCTGCGCAAATATCACCATGTTAACCGTATGGCGAGCGTGGCATTGGGCGGACTATTTCTTGCTATTGTGATGTCATTTTTTGCTGAACCGTCATCCTATTCGACAAACACTTGGCTAATTATGGCGGCAATGGGCATGTTCTCTGCTCCTTTAGGCCGCGTGCTATCTAAGGTGGCTACCCGTTACGCTTCTGCGCCGGAAGTGACCATGACCCTTATGCTGGAGACGGTGCTGGCACCAGTGTGGGCATTTCTGTTCTTTCGCGAGATACCGGCAATGAACAGCTTTATCGGCGGTTCCGTTATCTTTATCACTATTGTGATTTATACGCTGGATGCGTTTAAGTCGGAATCCGGCAGGGACTAA
- a CDS encoding sensor domain-containing diguanylate cyclase, producing MISPPKAPDENIRLNTLHSLNILDTDSEERFDRLTRLACRLLYVPIALVSLVDSNRQWFKSCYGLGVNETGRDVSFCGHAILGDGVFIINDALEDERFFDNPLVTGEPYIRFYAGVPLKMADNSKIGTLCIIDHKPRNLTDDEIKDLTDLAKMAEQELTAKFTAGVDELTGISNRRSFSYLSSKALQYCQTASLSASLIFFDLNKFKQINDEHGHQKGDEALITFAQLLVRCFRESDVIARIGGDEFVVLMPGATEKDSQNKLKRLEDELTEINSSGQFPFDITFCYGITQSHPEQAQDIEALIHASDEKMYCMKGMR from the coding sequence ATGATTTCTCCCCCGAAAGCACCTGATGAGAATATCAGGCTAAATACCCTACATAGCCTGAATATTCTGGATACAGATTCCGAAGAGCGGTTTGATCGCTTAACCCGTCTTGCCTGCCGGCTGCTTTATGTACCGATAGCTCTTGTCAGTTTAGTGGACAGTAACCGCCAGTGGTTTAAATCCTGCTACGGGTTGGGGGTAAATGAAACCGGTAGGGATGTCTCTTTCTGTGGGCACGCTATTCTGGGGGATGGGGTATTTATCATCAATGATGCTTTAGAGGACGAACGTTTTTTTGATAACCCATTGGTGACCGGTGAACCTTATATTCGCTTTTATGCCGGAGTGCCGTTGAAGATGGCGGACAATTCTAAAATCGGCACTTTGTGCATTATTGATCATAAGCCGAGGAATCTGACTGACGATGAGATTAAAGATCTGACGGATCTGGCTAAGATGGCAGAGCAGGAGCTAACCGCCAAGTTTACTGCCGGAGTGGATGAGTTAACAGGTATCTCTAACCGGCGCAGTTTCTCTTACCTGAGCAGCAAAGCGCTTCAATACTGTCAGACCGCTTCTTTGTCGGCCTCACTTATCTTTTTTGACCTCAATAAGTTTAAGCAGATTAACGATGAACATGGTCACCAAAAGGGTGATGAAGCTCTGATCACTTTTGCTCAGTTACTGGTTCGCTGTTTTCGTGAGTCCGATGTGATTGCCCGCATTGGCGGCGATGAGTTTGTGGTCTTGATGCCGGGCGCAACAGAAAAAGACAGCCAGAATAAACTTAAGCGGCTGGAAGATGAGCTGACGGAGATAAACAGCAGCGGCCAGTTTCCGTTTGATATTACTTTCTGTTATGGCATCACTCAGTCACACCCTGAACAGGCACAGGATATCGAAGCGCTTATCCACGCTTCTGATGAGAAGATGTACTGTATGAAGGGCATGCGGTAA
- a CDS encoding PhoX family protein, whose translation MNHFEQENDQRPLEHEPEFNSMVEAAMSRRNFLKNSGAAGAVGFFATSPLSQAIAASAPAKSNLLGFKAVPMSTADKVIVPQGYQADVLISWGDPIFAGAPEFSQSNNSLAQEKQFGDNNDGMTFFPISDNRAVLAVNNEYTNNEYLYAHQGKNISADDARKSQAAHGVSVVELSKQNGKWVINPNGRLNRRITAFTEMEMTGPARGHQLLKTDADPSGMKILGTMNNCANGETPWGTYLTCEENFNGYFGASSDVNLGDTYARYGLKNKDRGYHWYKHDERFDMAKNPNEPHRMGWVVEIDPMDPNSTPKKRSALGRFKHENAALTINGSGHAVVYLGDDERGEHLYKFVSKNKYVPGSASNKDLLEEGTLYVAKFDGSMGEQKGKGEWLELTWGKNGLTPENGFPDQASVMIFARLAATQVGATTMDRPEWVSVHPDNNSVFCTLTNNKHRGVKESQALNAANPREKNPYGHIIRWQPTNSDHTSNSFEWDIYVMAGNPEVHSSGLMAGSDNINKDNMFNSPDGIGFDRFGRLWIQTDGNYKNKDGFAGMGNNQMLCSDPSTGEIRRFLTGPVASEITGLTFSPDYKTMFVGVQHPGEKLAASHFPDGGKSIPRSSVIAITRKDGGVIGG comes from the coding sequence ATGAATCATTTCGAGCAAGAGAACGATCAACGCCCGCTGGAGCACGAGCCGGAATTTAACAGCATGGTTGAAGCGGCTATGTCACGCAGAAACTTTCTGAAAAACAGTGGTGCTGCCGGCGCTGTCGGATTCTTTGCCACCAGCCCGCTGAGTCAGGCCATTGCAGCATCAGCACCGGCCAAATCTAACCTGCTTGGATTTAAGGCAGTGCCAATGTCCACTGCCGACAAGGTTATCGTTCCGCAGGGATATCAGGCTGATGTCCTTATCTCATGGGGTGATCCAATTTTCGCCGGCGCACCAGAGTTCAGCCAGTCAAACAACTCGCTAGCTCAGGAAAAGCAGTTTGGTGACAACAACGATGGTATGACTTTCTTCCCTATTTCTGACAACCGCGCCGTACTGGCAGTGAATAACGAATACACCAACAACGAGTATCTTTACGCCCATCAGGGCAAAAATATCAGTGCCGACGACGCGCGTAAATCTCAGGCAGCACATGGTGTTTCCGTTGTTGAGCTAAGCAAACAAAACGGCAAATGGGTAATCAACCCCAACGGCAGACTAAACCGCCGCATAACAGCCTTTACTGAGATGGAAATGACCGGCCCTGCCCGCGGCCATCAGCTGTTAAAAACTGATGCAGATCCTTCTGGTATGAAGATACTCGGCACAATGAACAACTGTGCTAATGGTGAAACACCATGGGGCACTTACCTTACCTGTGAAGAGAACTTCAACGGTTACTTCGGCGCCTCTTCCGATGTAAACCTCGGTGACACTTACGCACGCTATGGCCTGAAAAACAAAGACCGGGGCTATCACTGGTACAAACATGATGAGCGTTTCGATATGGCTAAAAACCCTAACGAACCGCACCGCATGGGCTGGGTTGTTGAAATCGACCCGATGGACCCGAACTCAACACCGAAAAAACGCAGCGCCCTCGGCCGTTTTAAGCATGAAAACGCCGCGCTGACTATCAATGGCTCTGGCCACGCTGTGGTATACCTTGGCGACGACGAGCGCGGAGAACACCTGTACAAGTTTGTCTCGAAAAACAAATACGTACCGGGCTCAGCTTCAAACAAGGATCTGCTGGAAGAAGGCACCCTTTATGTTGCTAAGTTTGACGGTTCTATGGGCGAGCAAAAAGGCAAAGGCGAGTGGCTGGAGCTGACATGGGGTAAAAACGGGCTGACTCCTGAGAATGGCTTTCCGGATCAAGCCTCAGTAATGATTTTTGCCCGCCTTGCCGCGACTCAGGTTGGTGCTACGACTATGGACAGACCGGAATGGGTTTCCGTTCATCCGGACAACAATTCCGTGTTCTGCACCCTGACTAACAATAAACACCGTGGTGTTAAAGAGAGTCAGGCACTGAATGCCGCTAACCCACGGGAAAAGAACCCATACGGCCATATTATCCGCTGGCAACCAACAAACAGTGACCACACAAGTAACAGCTTTGAGTGGGATATCTATGTTATGGCAGGCAACCCTGAAGTTCACTCATCAGGGTTAATGGCAGGCTCAGATAACATCAACAAAGACAATATGTTTAACAGCCCGGACGGCATCGGATTTGACCGTTTTGGTCGCCTGTGGATTCAGACCGATGGTAACTACAAAAACAAGGATGGTTTTGCCGGAATGGGTAATAATCAGATGCTCTGTAGTGACCCGTCTACCGGTGAAATTCGCCGCTTTCTGACCGGCCCTGTTGCCAGTGAGATCACCGGCCTGACGTTCTCACCGGACTACAAAACCATGTTTGTCGGTGTGCAGCATCCGGGTGAAAAACTCGCCGCATCTCACTTCCCAGATGGCGGCAAAAGCATCCCACGCTCATCGGTTATTGCCATCACCCGCAAAGATGGTGGCGTAATTGGTGGATAA
- a CDS encoding S66 family peptidase, with protein sequence MKYPAPLKQGSTIAVTAFSAGIAEQHQARFQVVTDYLRSKGMKVVIGGCLYGQHKHVSASARQRADELMTFLLDDSVDAIYPPWGGEIAMELLPLIDFERLQNVRPKWLLGFSDISTLSAVFTAKLGWATAHCSNLMDLSPQAADGLTENTLNHMATETGQAFRQNAPSMYASRWPDMANKPLEAINPDRETCWKWLVKPESGNRIEGRLIGGCWDTLHHLFATEYLDIAGLTQRYPEGVVLYLENAEMPPPELVRAILNMKFRGVFNNLNGLLLGRNAAQDPDDSNALSYNEVLQSYLSDLAIPVMTDLDIGHKPPNLTLINGAMAKVELDQIGTIEQWLV encoded by the coding sequence ATGAAGTATCCCGCCCCGTTAAAGCAAGGGAGTACTATTGCTGTTACTGCTTTTTCAGCCGGTATTGCCGAGCAACATCAAGCCCGTTTTCAGGTGGTGACTGACTACCTGCGCTCAAAGGGTATGAAAGTGGTTATTGGGGGTTGCCTCTATGGTCAGCACAAGCATGTTAGTGCGTCAGCCAGACAAAGAGCGGATGAACTAATGACTTTCCTTCTTGATGACTCTGTGGACGCCATTTATCCCCCGTGGGGTGGCGAGATTGCCATGGAGTTATTGCCGTTGATCGATTTTGAACGGTTACAAAATGTCAGACCAAAATGGTTGCTGGGCTTTTCGGATATCAGTACACTTTCGGCCGTTTTCACTGCCAAACTGGGTTGGGCAACGGCACACTGTTCAAACCTGATGGATTTATCGCCGCAAGCTGCGGACGGCTTAACAGAAAACACCCTAAACCATATGGCGACGGAAACAGGGCAGGCATTCAGGCAAAATGCACCTTCTATGTATGCCAGCCGCTGGCCGGATATGGCAAATAAACCACTAGAGGCCATTAATCCGGACAGAGAGACCTGCTGGAAGTGGCTGGTAAAACCTGAATCAGGAAATAGGATTGAAGGCAGGCTGATAGGTGGTTGCTGGGATACTCTTCATCATCTGTTTGCCACTGAATATCTTGATATTGCAGGCCTAACGCAGCGCTACCCTGAAGGTGTGGTGCTTTATCTTGAAAATGCAGAAATGCCACCTCCGGAACTGGTTCGCGCCATTCTGAATATGAAATTCAGAGGCGTCTTTAACAACCTGAATGGATTGCTATTGGGAAGAAATGCGGCACAAGATCCTGATGATTCGAATGCGCTGAGTTACAACGAGGTTTTGCAAAGCTACCTGTCAGATCTCGCTATTCCTGTGATGACGGATCTGGATATCGGCCATAAGCCGCCTAACCTGACCTTGATAAACGGCGCTATGGCGAAAGTTGAACTCGATCAGATTGGTACTATTGAACAGTGGCTGGTGTGA